The Betta splendens chromosome 4, fBetSpl5.4, whole genome shotgun sequence genome contains a region encoding:
- the nrn1a gene encoding neuritin, whose amino-acid sequence MMGVTWSSRCLALCLALHIVSVLQTVLVSAGQCDLVFKGFSECLLKLGENMANYPQDMDDRENLHTICTYWDNFHSCATSALADCQEGATDLWEKLKKESRNLDFRGSLFELCGGSNGAPQSADAGALALVLSSLPTLLTWLAF is encoded by the exons ATGATGGGAGTAACCTGGTCCTCCAGATGCCTGGCTCTGTGTCTAGCTCTGCACATAG tgTCCGTGCTGCAGACGGTGCTGGTCAGCGCTGGCCAGTGTGACTTGGTGTTCAAAGGGTTCTCCGAGTGTCTGCTGAAGCTGGGGGAGAACATGGCCAACTACCCCCAGGACATGGACGACAGGGAGAACCTCCACACCATCTGCAC TTACTGGGATAACTTCCACTCCTGTGCCACGTCAGCGCTGGCCGACTGCCAGGAGGGAGCCACGGACCTCTGGGAGAAGCTGAAAAAGGAGTCCCGCAACCTGGATTTCCGTGGGAGCTTGTTTGAACTGTGTGGCGGCAGCAACGGAGCCCCCCAGTCTGCCGACGCCGGAGCCCTCGCCTTGGTCCTCAGCTCGCTGCCCACCTTACTGACTTGGCTGGCGTTTTAA